One window of Marinobacterium aestuarii genomic DNA carries:
- a CDS encoding alpha/beta fold hydrolase: MSVKWNSVELALEPGVNIHALHGRHFDTQIDTDVDTKAPRPTLVLLHEALGCIAMWKAVPQQLMALTGADVFVYERRGYGGSSPITLPRPDDYLEQEGRDWLPGILESAGITGPVILVGHSDGGSIALVGAAVLGAQVRGLVTMAAHIYIDHLTLAGIRETVARYRAPDSDLPARLARYHGERTDLLFRAWHETWARPAYTAFNLSPWLSDIRCPALIMQGEDDQYGVSEQVSDICAGIGPGAQPLLIPRCGHIPHLETPAATLPAIADFVASLEAS; encoded by the coding sequence ATGAGCGTTAAGTGGAATAGCGTTGAGCTGGCGCTGGAGCCGGGTGTGAATATTCATGCCCTGCATGGTCGGCATTTTGATACCCAGATTGATACCGACGTTGATACGAAAGCGCCGCGCCCAACCCTGGTGCTGCTGCACGAAGCCCTGGGCTGCATCGCCATGTGGAAAGCGGTGCCACAACAGCTGATGGCGCTGACCGGCGCTGATGTCTTCGTTTACGAGCGCAGGGGATATGGCGGCTCCAGCCCGATTACGCTGCCACGCCCGGATGACTATCTGGAGCAGGAGGGCCGTGACTGGTTGCCCGGGATACTGGAGAGTGCCGGTATTACGGGCCCGGTGATTCTGGTGGGCCACAGCGATGGCGGTTCTATCGCCCTGGTGGGCGCGGCAGTACTGGGCGCGCAGGTGCGGGGACTCGTGACCATGGCGGCGCATATCTATATCGATCACCTGACCCTGGCGGGGATTCGCGAGACGGTGGCGCGTTACCGGGCGCCTGACAGTGACCTGCCGGCGCGCCTGGCGCGTTATCATGGCGAGCGTACCGATCTGCTGTTCCGGGCCTGGCATGAAACCTGGGCCAGGCCGGCCTATACCGCCTTCAATCTAAGCCCCTGGCTCAGCGATATCCGCTGTCCGGCGCTGATCATGCAGGGTGAGGATGATCAGTATGGCGTGTCTGAGCAGGTGAGCGATATCTGTGCCGGCATAGGCCCGGGCGCGCAGCCGCTGTTGATACCCCGTTGTGGCCATATCCCGCACCTGGAAACACCGGCTGCCACTCTGCCGGCGATTGCCGACTTTGTGGCAAGTCTGGAAGCGTCATAG
- a CDS encoding response regulator transcription factor produces MKTPPDGTVFIVDDDDDFRASMQWLLESDGLSVTSFNSARAFLDGYDGSPGCMLLDVRMPDISGLALQQMLLEKGIELPIIVLSGHGDIPMAVTAIKNGAMDFLEKPFDDALLLHRVGLGLRQACELQQQKDQQAHTRGRYDSLSRREKEVMALVVAGRANREIAEDLGISPKTVEVHRARVMNKMEASSLPVLVTQAAQLGLS; encoded by the coding sequence ATGAAGACTCCACCGGACGGGACGGTTTTTATCGTCGATGACGACGATGATTTTCGCGCCTCCATGCAGTGGCTGCTTGAGTCAGACGGCCTTAGCGTTACCAGTTTCAATTCTGCCCGGGCCTTTCTGGATGGCTATGACGGCAGCCCCGGCTGCATGTTGCTGGATGTGCGCATGCCGGACATCAGCGGTCTGGCGCTGCAACAGATGCTGCTGGAAAAGGGTATTGAGCTGCCCATCATTGTGCTCAGTGGCCACGGCGATATTCCCATGGCGGTGACCGCCATCAAGAACGGCGCCATGGATTTTCTGGAGAAACCCTTCGACGACGCTCTGCTGCTGCACCGGGTTGGCCTGGGCCTGCGCCAGGCCTGCGAACTGCAGCAGCAAAAGGATCAACAGGCGCACACCCGCGGCCGCTACGACAGCCTGAGTCGGCGGGAAAAGGAAGTCATGGCGCTGGTCGTCGCCGGGCGCGCCAACCGCGAGATCGCCGAGGATTTAGGCATAAGCCCGAAAACAGTGGAAGTTCACCGCGCCCGGGTGATGAACAAGATGGAGGCCAGCAGCCTGCCCGTATTGGTCACCCAGGCGGCGCAGCTCGGCCTTTCTTAA
- a CDS encoding PAS domain-containing sensor histidine kinase: MTLTAAQHDKLLAELDESRREAQRYRLLAEQSTDMISRHTPSSEWTYVDVSPAVERLLGYKTSEIIGTPGYDLFHPDDADNLIKRAESVSYRGGLYTNVYRYRHKEGHYVWLETTSRTIRDDSGDPIEIICVSRDVTQREQAQRANRRLARVVESSSDMIMFCSPDTLALTYLNEAASSTLGSGPDGTIALNLRELVDAHSYSTLLLAGLEHAAQHGCWYGSIALQLPAGKDSRIAEIREIIAHCNHVENRRVEYYSIIGRDITLKRRAEDAARRQQLELAHMSRLLSVGEMATGLAHEINQPLAAILNYCRGTLRRAEDGKDLSLAQALHAMQLIGGQAKRAAEIIKRIRSYVKRTEYQRIEFPINDSCQDVAGFLRQEASDNRIEFIFDLAAEDPSLTADRIQIEQVLLNLIRNAIEAYSDCEQTLRTVTISSRCDQGHIEVTITDCAKGVSAEALSQLFDAFFTSKPSGLGMGLAISRTIIESHGGQLWAQSDGHSGTVFKFRLPVSRHQDQWP, from the coding sequence ATGACCCTGACCGCAGCCCAGCACGATAAACTGCTCGCAGAACTCGATGAATCCCGCCGCGAGGCGCAGCGTTATCGACTGCTGGCAGAACAGTCCACCGACATGATTTCACGCCACACGCCCAGTTCCGAGTGGACCTATGTCGACGTCAGCCCCGCCGTCGAACGCCTGCTGGGCTACAAAACGTCAGAGATTATCGGTACACCCGGCTACGACCTGTTCCACCCGGATGATGCCGACAACCTGATAAAGCGGGCCGAGTCGGTGAGTTATCGCGGGGGTCTCTACACCAACGTCTACCGTTATCGTCACAAGGAGGGTCACTATGTGTGGCTCGAGACCACCAGTCGCACCATCCGTGATGACAGTGGCGATCCGATCGAAATCATCTGCGTCTCCCGCGATGTCACCCAGCGGGAACAGGCCCAGCGGGCCAATCGCCGGCTGGCGCGGGTGGTGGAATCCAGCTCCGACATGATCATGTTCTGCAGCCCCGACACCCTGGCGCTGACTTACCTGAACGAGGCCGCCTCCAGCACCCTTGGCAGCGGCCCGGACGGCACCATCGCGCTCAATCTGCGTGAACTCGTCGATGCCCACAGCTACAGCACCCTGCTGCTGGCAGGCCTCGAACACGCCGCCCAGCACGGCTGCTGGTATGGCAGCATCGCGCTGCAGCTGCCCGCGGGCAAGGATTCACGCATCGCCGAAATTCGCGAGATCATCGCCCACTGCAATCATGTCGAAAACCGCCGGGTGGAGTACTACTCCATCATTGGCCGCGATATCACCCTCAAGCGCAGGGCCGAAGACGCCGCACGGCGCCAGCAACTGGAGCTGGCCCATATGTCGCGCCTGTTGTCAGTGGGTGAAATGGCCACGGGGCTGGCCCATGAAATCAACCAGCCCCTGGCCGCCATCCTCAACTACTGTCGTGGCACGCTGCGCCGAGCGGAAGACGGCAAGGATCTTAGCCTTGCGCAGGCATTGCACGCCATGCAGCTGATCGGCGGCCAGGCCAAGCGTGCCGCCGAGATCATCAAGCGCATTCGCAGCTATGTAAAACGCACCGAATACCAGCGAATCGAATTTCCGATCAACGACAGCTGCCAGGATGTGGCCGGCTTTCTGCGCCAGGAAGCCAGCGACAATCGCATCGAGTTCATCTTCGACCTCGCCGCTGAAGACCCAAGCCTTACCGCCGACCGCATTCAGATCGAACAGGTGCTGCTCAACCTGATACGCAACGCCATCGAGGCCTACAGCGATTGTGAGCAGACTCTGCGAACGGTTACCATTAGCAGCCGCTGCGACCAGGGCCATATTGAGGTGACGATTACCGACTGCGCCAAGGGCGTGAGTGCCGAGGCGTTGAGCCAGCTGTTCGATGCCTTTTTTACCTCCAAGCCCAGCGGGCTTGGCATGGGGCTGGCCATATCCAGAACCATTATTGAAAGCCACGGCGGCCAGCTGTGGGCCCAGAGCGATGGCCACAGCGGCACTGTGTTCAAGTTCAGACTGCCCGTCAGCCGGCATCAGGACCAATGGCCCTGA
- a CDS encoding adenylate/guanylate cyclase domain-containing protein → MGCEHCGYDNQANANHCGSCGGALCKTCFSCGQRLRPEARFCDSCGSRLEADAGVPAAPIQYTPVHLAERILAEQALLAARGADGGERKIVTALFADMAGSTALVADLDPEDARRLIDPVLSLMMEAVHHYEGYVAKSLGDGILALFGAPISHEDHPQRALYAALRMQQAMRLYADGVQRAQGIGLQIRIGVNTGEVVVRAVRTEDLQVDYDPVGPSINLASRMESLAAPGSIVVSEATHRLVRGYFEFRDLGATAVKGLSAPVNAYEVLGNGPLRTRLQVAAHRGLARFVGRGPELARLERAFGRVQAGRGQVVSVMGEPGVGKSRLFLEFKQRLQARSRVLETFSVSHGKAFAFLPLIELLKQYLQISPQDDNGLQRRQLSDRLRALDPALEDCLPYLSYLLGMAEADRALARMDAQLRRQRTLDAIRRLLIRESRNGPLVLIFEDLQWLDSDTEGFLNALVDTLDGAAILLLLNYRPEYRHHWDGRRDYTEVRLQPLAQSESEALLETLLGKDVSLLPLKPLIRGQAQGNPFFIEELVQTLVEEQVLGGDVGHYRLEREPDSLQIPTTVQGVLCARMDRLDAGDKALLQTLAVIGKEFPWSLVRQVVALPEDRLRRLLARLQRGEFLYERTAFPEIDYTFKHALTQEVAYNSLLRVQRSELHEHIGRAIETLFEGRLEAHCKELAHHYSRSGNIDKAVEYLHRAGGQAMQQSSVAEAVRHFGSALKLLRNLPDSTERDRLEFAIRLDLGPALIAVQGYAAPEVGESYSRALELKGGAGTEQQLFPVLLGLRNYHHVRGQMQSGRDYAQCLLSLAQRSQDPSLLLEAYRALGSSCFNQGEPKEARAHFERVVELYDRGEHQAHLFRYGLDPGVFALGYLGWVLSLLGCPESARQCAGEALKLAQQLNIPYVTTYALVLAAEVDVQQRRPDLACERADAAVALAGEYGYPFWGSWAAVLLGAGLCQGGRSDAGIARMEAGLVSFRATGAELWCPHFLALLTEALGRAGRTDAALERLAQARDAVAQTGEWMYQAELQRLEGDLMLMQRSDADRGGDEELLAQACFERAIETAHRQGARALELRAVLSRSRLWLQQGRAPQARAALAGLCETLDDGRDGDLDAALALLEQLQP, encoded by the coding sequence ATGGGTTGCGAGCATTGCGGGTACGACAATCAGGCTAACGCAAATCACTGTGGCAGCTGTGGCGGCGCGCTGTGCAAAACCTGCTTCAGCTGCGGTCAGCGGCTGCGGCCTGAGGCGCGGTTTTGTGACAGTTGCGGTAGCCGCCTGGAGGCGGACGCCGGCGTACCCGCGGCGCCCATTCAGTATACGCCGGTGCACCTGGCTGAACGCATCCTCGCGGAACAGGCACTGCTGGCAGCCCGCGGCGCGGACGGTGGTGAACGCAAGATTGTCACGGCACTCTTTGCCGATATGGCAGGCTCCACCGCGCTGGTGGCCGACCTTGATCCGGAAGATGCCCGCCGTCTGATCGACCCTGTATTGTCGCTGATGATGGAGGCGGTGCACCATTACGAGGGTTATGTCGCCAAATCCCTGGGCGACGGCATCCTGGCGCTGTTCGGTGCGCCCATCAGCCATGAAGATCACCCCCAGCGTGCGCTCTACGCCGCCCTGCGCATGCAGCAGGCCATGCGTCTGTATGCCGATGGGGTTCAGCGCGCGCAGGGGATTGGGCTGCAGATCCGCATCGGCGTCAACACCGGCGAGGTGGTGGTGCGGGCGGTGCGGACCGAGGACTTGCAGGTCGACTACGACCCCGTGGGGCCTTCGATTAATCTGGCGTCGCGGATGGAATCGCTGGCGGCGCCCGGCAGCATTGTCGTCAGCGAAGCGACCCACCGCCTGGTGCGGGGCTATTTCGAGTTTCGCGATCTCGGTGCGACGGCGGTCAAGGGGCTGAGCGCGCCTGTGAACGCCTACGAAGTGCTGGGCAACGGGCCGCTGCGCACGCGGTTGCAGGTCGCGGCACACCGGGGCCTGGCCCGCTTTGTTGGCCGTGGTCCGGAACTGGCCAGGCTTGAGCGGGCGTTCGGCCGGGTGCAGGCCGGGCGGGGTCAGGTCGTCAGCGTGATGGGGGAGCCCGGTGTTGGCAAGTCGCGGCTCTTTCTGGAGTTCAAACAGCGGCTGCAGGCGCGCAGCCGGGTGCTGGAAACCTTCTCGGTGTCCCACGGCAAGGCCTTTGCCTTTTTGCCGCTAATCGAGCTGCTCAAGCAGTATCTGCAGATCAGTCCGCAGGATGATAACGGCCTGCAGCGTCGCCAGTTGAGTGATAGGCTGCGGGCGCTGGACCCGGCGCTGGAGGACTGTCTGCCCTACCTCTCCTATCTGCTGGGCATGGCCGAAGCGGACAGGGCGCTGGCGCGGATGGATGCCCAGCTCAGACGTCAGCGCACGCTGGATGCGATCCGTCGGCTGCTGATCCGCGAGAGCCGCAACGGCCCTCTGGTGCTGATTTTCGAGGATCTGCAATGGCTGGACAGCGACACCGAGGGATTTCTCAATGCGCTGGTGGATACCCTTGATGGCGCCGCCATTCTGCTGCTGCTGAACTACCGGCCGGAGTACCGCCACCACTGGGACGGTCGCCGCGACTACACAGAGGTGCGGTTGCAGCCCCTGGCGCAGTCCGAGTCCGAGGCGCTGCTGGAAACCCTGCTCGGCAAGGATGTCTCGCTGTTGCCCCTGAAACCGCTGATCCGAGGCCAGGCCCAGGGCAATCCCTTTTTTATCGAGGAGCTGGTACAGACGCTCGTCGAAGAACAGGTGCTCGGCGGCGATGTGGGGCACTACCGTCTCGAGCGGGAGCCGGACAGCCTGCAGATTCCGACCACGGTACAGGGCGTGCTCTGTGCCCGCATGGACAGGCTCGATGCCGGGGATAAGGCGCTGCTGCAGACCCTGGCGGTGATCGGCAAGGAGTTTCCATGGAGCCTGGTACGCCAGGTTGTGGCGTTGCCGGAAGACAGGCTGCGTCGCCTGCTGGCACGGTTGCAGCGCGGCGAATTTCTGTACGAGCGCACGGCCTTTCCCGAGATCGATTATACCTTCAAGCATGCCCTGACCCAGGAGGTGGCGTACAACTCCCTGCTTCGGGTGCAGCGCAGTGAGCTGCACGAACATATAGGTCGGGCCATCGAAACACTGTTTGAAGGGCGCCTGGAGGCACACTGCAAGGAGCTGGCGCATCACTACAGCCGCAGCGGCAATATCGACAAGGCGGTTGAGTACCTGCACCGCGCCGGCGGCCAGGCGATGCAGCAGTCGTCGGTGGCGGAAGCTGTACGGCACTTCGGTTCGGCGCTGAAACTGCTGCGCAACCTGCCGGACAGCACTGAGCGCGACCGCCTGGAGTTCGCTATCCGCCTCGATCTCGGACCTGCGCTGATCGCCGTTCAGGGTTACGCCGCGCCTGAGGTTGGCGAGAGCTACAGCCGGGCGCTGGAACTCAAAGGGGGCGCGGGTACCGAGCAGCAGCTGTTTCCGGTGCTGCTGGGATTGCGCAACTACCACCATGTGCGGGGCCAGATGCAGAGTGGCCGGGACTATGCCCAGTGCCTGCTGTCGCTGGCGCAGCGTTCGCAGGACCCATCCCTGTTACTGGAGGCGTACCGGGCGCTGGGGTCGAGCTGTTTCAACCAGGGCGAGCCGAAAGAGGCCAGGGCGCATTTCGAGCGGGTGGTCGAGCTGTACGACCGCGGTGAGCACCAGGCCCACCTGTTCCGCTATGGTCTTGACCCCGGCGTGTTCGCGCTGGGATATCTGGGCTGGGTACTGTCGCTACTGGGCTGTCCCGAATCTGCCCGACAGTGTGCGGGTGAGGCCCTGAAACTCGCGCAGCAGCTGAATATTCCCTATGTCACCACCTACGCCCTGGTGCTCGCGGCTGAGGTCGATGTGCAGCAGCGGCGCCCGGATCTGGCCTGCGAGCGCGCGGATGCGGCGGTAGCACTGGCCGGCGAGTACGGTTATCCCTTCTGGGGGAGCTGGGCGGCGGTGCTGCTGGGGGCGGGTCTGTGTCAGGGCGGGCGCAGCGATGCAGGCATCGCTCGGATGGAGGCGGGGCTTGTGTCTTTCCGTGCGACGGGGGCGGAGCTCTGGTGCCCGCATTTCCTGGCGCTGCTGACCGAAGCCCTGGGCCGGGCAGGCAGGACAGACGCGGCTCTGGAGCGGCTGGCCCAGGCGAGGGACGCGGTGGCGCAGACGGGCGAGTGGATGTACCAGGCCGAACTGCAGCGGCTCGAGGGCGATCTGATGCTGATGCAGCGCAGTGATGCGGACAGGGGCGGCGACGAGGAGCTGCTGGCTCAGGCCTGCTTCGAACGCGCGATCGAGACCGCGCACCGCCAGGGCGCCAGGGCGCTGGAACTGCGTGCGGTATTGAGCCGCAGTCGACTCTGGCTGCAGCAGGGGCGGGCACCGCAAGCCCGTGCTGCGCTCGCCGGGCTCTGTGAAACCCTGGACGATGGGCGTGACGGTGACCTCGATGCCGCTCTGGCACTGCTCGAACAGTTGCAGCCCTGA
- a CDS encoding sigma-54-dependent Fis family transcriptional regulator, which yields MAIQTDLQLPANADLLSQIRFETDRGKIWFNEQRMLLIHSAVMGQLRKELVETMGVERTRGFLMRFGYHSGWKDAELVAKVRPDLSKKEAFFVGPQLHGIKGMVNVQPIDLEFDIEAGTFYGEFDWIDSYEAEVHRHDFGLADDPICWTLIGYASGFTTFYMGRTIIYKEQECAGCGADHCRIIGKPVEEWEDRAELERLLLPDPIADELFALRHELSELRDNARYSPQDTDLLINSVGRSSAFMNVCQLIRRASSSRVTVLLQGETGVGKEVVAKGLHLSSDRADKPFIAVNCACIPPDLIEAELFGVEKGAYTGATQSREGKFERADKGTLFLDEVIELSPRAQATLLRVLQEGELERVGDSRSRKIDVRVVAATNEDLETAVKNGTFRADLFYRLNVFPVHIPPLRERTEDIALLIEHFLEKYHSLYNKRTLGVSDMALQALLQYKWPGNIRELENMIERGIILSDNNHTIDIEALFPSLSEPSHPLNTINRAGKIGMNSATADDAAADTSIQALCHQAIRDEVSLEQLESQMIHTAMTKADNNVAQAARLLGMTRPQLAYKLKKHPTG from the coding sequence ATGGCCATTCAGACCGATCTGCAGCTTCCTGCAAACGCAGACCTGCTGTCCCAAATCCGTTTTGAAACCGATCGCGGCAAGATCTGGTTCAACGAACAACGCATGCTGCTGATTCATTCCGCCGTCATGGGCCAGTTACGCAAGGAGCTGGTTGAAACCATGGGCGTCGAGCGAACACGCGGCTTCCTGATGCGTTTTGGCTACCACTCGGGCTGGAAGGACGCAGAGCTGGTCGCCAAGGTGCGACCGGATTTGTCAAAAAAAGAGGCCTTTTTCGTTGGCCCCCAGCTGCACGGCATCAAGGGGATGGTCAATGTGCAGCCCATCGATCTGGAGTTCGATATAGAAGCCGGCACATTCTACGGAGAGTTTGACTGGATAGACTCCTATGAAGCCGAAGTACACCGGCATGACTTCGGCCTCGCCGACGACCCCATCTGCTGGACCCTGATCGGATATGCCAGCGGATTTACGACCTTTTACATGGGCCGGACCATTATCTACAAGGAGCAGGAATGCGCCGGCTGCGGTGCCGATCACTGCCGCATTATCGGCAAACCGGTGGAAGAATGGGAAGACCGTGCCGAACTCGAGCGCCTGCTGCTGCCCGACCCTATCGCCGATGAGCTGTTTGCCCTGCGCCATGAACTCAGCGAGCTGCGGGACAATGCGCGCTATTCCCCCCAGGACACGGACCTGCTGATCAACTCAGTGGGGCGCTCCAGCGCCTTTATGAACGTCTGCCAGCTGATTCGACGCGCCTCCAGCAGCCGCGTTACCGTGCTGTTGCAAGGGGAAACCGGCGTCGGCAAGGAAGTGGTGGCCAAAGGCCTGCACCTGAGTTCGGATCGCGCCGACAAGCCCTTCATCGCCGTAAACTGCGCCTGCATCCCGCCGGATCTGATCGAGGCCGAGCTGTTTGGCGTTGAAAAAGGTGCCTATACCGGCGCCACCCAGTCCCGTGAAGGCAAGTTTGAACGTGCCGACAAAGGCACACTCTTTCTTGATGAGGTGATCGAACTGTCGCCCCGGGCACAGGCGACGCTACTGCGCGTGCTGCAGGAAGGCGAACTGGAGCGCGTCGGCGACAGCCGCAGCCGCAAGATCGATGTTCGCGTCGTCGCCGCCACCAACGAGGATCTGGAGACAGCGGTCAAAAACGGTACCTTTCGTGCCGACCTCTTCTATCGGCTTAATGTCTTCCCGGTACATATCCCGCCGCTGCGTGAACGTACCGAAGACATTGCGCTGCTGATCGAGCATTTCCTCGAGAAGTATCACAGCCTCTACAACAAGCGCACCCTCGGCGTTTCGGACATGGCGCTGCAGGCCCTGCTGCAGTACAAATGGCCGGGCAATATCCGCGAACTGGAAAACATGATCGAGCGCGGCATTATCCTCAGCGACAACAACCATACAATTGATATCGAAGCCCTGTTCCCGTCGCTGTCCGAACCCAGCCACCCGCTGAACACCATTAACCGGGCAGGCAAGATCGGCATGAACAGTGCGACAGCCGATGACGCAGCCGCCGACACATCCATACAGGCCCTGTGTCACCAGGCCATCAGGGATGAAGTCAGCCTGGAACAGCTCGAAAGCCAGATGATTCACACCGCCATGACCAAGGCGGACAATAATGTTGCCCAGGCCGCCCGCCTGCTGGGCATGACGCGGCCGCAGCTGGCCTACAAACTGAAAAAGCACCCAACAGGATAA
- a CDS encoding phenol hydroxylase subunit: MTKYVRVRSQPGDRFVEFDFAIGDPTLFVELVMPVTAFERFCRAQGAVAMTAAQTAEVDAQMEKWRYGEGTLMAQNQNRSANNNNSELGN; encoded by the coding sequence ATGACGAAATACGTCCGGGTGCGCAGTCAGCCCGGTGACCGTTTTGTCGAGTTCGACTTTGCCATCGGCGATCCGACCCTGTTCGTGGAACTGGTGATGCCCGTTACTGCCTTTGAACGTTTCTGCCGGGCCCAGGGGGCCGTTGCCATGACGGCCGCGCAGACCGCCGAGGTGGATGCCCAGATGGAAAAGTGGCGCTACGGCGAAGGCACCCTGATGGCACAGAACCAGAATCGATCCGCCAATAACAACAACTCAGAGTTGGGAAATTAA
- a CDS encoding aromatic/alkene monooxygenase hydroxylase subunit beta, translated as MSVEIKTSTLEPVRNTFANIERRFGDKPATRYQEATYDLQAETNYHYRPLWQPEFELNDKGRTAIEMQDWYAFKDPRQYYYGAYVGQRARMQEHAENNYAFFEKRNLAALLSDELRASLIRLLVPLRHVEHTANLNNMYGTAYGYGTAITQALLYDAMDRLGIAQYFSRIGLILDGNSGDALVEAKQLWLQDPLWQGMRALCEETLVTEDWFELFVAQDLVIDSLVSDLVYTQFDAWLAANGGQDVAMLTEFMQEWCKEHTRWVDAVLKIAAAESDANKVLLGQWVERWRGKAAEALAPVAQEMLGDDALAQSLAALDKRLAKAGIAGGNV; from the coding sequence ATGAGCGTTGAAATCAAGACGTCCACGCTGGAGCCGGTGCGCAATACCTTTGCGAATATCGAACGCCGCTTTGGCGACAAGCCCGCGACCCGCTATCAGGAAGCGACCTACGACCTTCAGGCCGAAACCAACTACCACTATCGCCCGCTGTGGCAGCCCGAGTTCGAACTCAACGACAAGGGGCGTACCGCCATTGAGATGCAGGACTGGTATGCCTTTAAAGATCCGCGCCAGTATTACTACGGTGCTTATGTTGGCCAGCGCGCCCGCATGCAGGAGCATGCCGAGAACAACTATGCCTTCTTCGAAAAACGCAATCTGGCGGCGCTGCTCAGCGATGAACTGCGCGCCAGTCTGATCCGCCTGCTGGTGCCGCTGCGCCACGTCGAACATACCGCCAACCTCAACAACATGTACGGCACTGCTTACGGTTACGGCACTGCCATCACCCAGGCACTGCTGTACGACGCCATGGACCGGTTGGGCATCGCCCAGTATTTCTCGCGCATCGGCCTGATTCTGGATGGCAACAGCGGTGATGCGCTGGTGGAGGCCAAGCAGCTGTGGTTGCAGGACCCGCTCTGGCAGGGGATGCGGGCGCTGTGCGAGGAAACCCTGGTGACCGAGGACTGGTTTGAGTTGTTTGTGGCCCAGGATCTGGTCATCGACAGCCTGGTCAGTGACCTGGTCTACACCCAGTTCGATGCCTGGTTGGCCGCCAACGGCGGCCAGGATGTGGCGATGCTGACCGAGTTCATGCAGGAGTGGTGCAAGGAGCACACACGCTGGGTGGATGCGGTGCTGAAAATCGCCGCCGCAGAATCCGACGCCAACAAGGTGCTGCTGGGCCAGTGGGTCGAGCGCTGGCGTGGCAAGGCCGCCGAGGCTCTGGCGCCCGTAGCACAGGAAATGCTGGGCGATGACGCCCTGGCCCAATCGCTGGCAGCGCTGGACAAGCGCCTGGCCAAAGCCGGTATCGCAGGAGGAAACGTCTGA
- a CDS encoding MmoB/DmpM family protein, producing the protein MSKVYIALQDNDQSRYIVEAIEDDNPEVTVNYMPAMIRIECEGQLVVRRETVEDKLGRDWDIQELHLNLITLGGNVDEDDDRLSLSWNA; encoded by the coding sequence ATGTCCAAGGTCTATATCGCGCTGCAGGACAACGACCAGTCCCGCTACATCGTTGAAGCCATCGAAGACGACAACCCCGAGGTCACCGTCAATTACATGCCGGCCATGATCCGCATCGAATGCGAAGGTCAGCTGGTGGTTAGACGCGAAACCGTGGAGGACAAGCTCGGCCGGGACTGGGATATACAGGAGCTGCATCTGAACCTGATCACCCTCGGTGGCAACGTCGATGAAGACGATGATCGACTCAGCCTGAGCTGGAACGCATAA